From a region of the Castanea sativa cultivar Marrone di Chiusa Pesio chromosome 10, ASM4071231v1 genome:
- the LOC142612168 gene encoding uncharacterized protein LOC142612168 produces MESNQDPATLAQQIQTLVATVEELTRQNEEIRQRLQQEENRSRAVQEDEGDSHGRTDRRRTITPEEQHSDLLHEMRKEMNELKNAIKEKTDRSLDKMVRATDSPFTMAVLERPVPPKFRLPQLEPFDGLKDPQDHLNTFKTTLGLQQPPDEIMCPSFPTTLKGAGREWFTRLPTSSIDNFEQLSSAFLRHFVGGQRPKRPADHLLTIKQGEKETLRSYVKRFTRETLEVDDADDKVQLTTFKAGLRSREFVVSLAKNLPRTMAEMLLKAQKYMNAEDALAAIIDEGRSKKEGRHEDERRGKRGSVQTVEEIQDQHYLQWPKPLHSSPNVRDKNKYCRFHKDHGHYTEDCRDLRGQIEELIQKGKLQKYVKKGEPSRFKDEGKGQREPSIKNGAGTPQLPQDVIGEIHTIAGGPPSGGSCKSLKKACQRQVNSVHMLPPFKQRRTDHDISFNEEDARRVRQPHNDPLVITLTIEGFNTKRILIDNGSSADIMYLPAFQQLKLDPKRLRPFDSPLVSFSGDKVYPRGIVTLKVTIGTYPQQQTRQLDFLVVDCPSAYNVIIGRPTLNRWKAVTSTYCLKVKFPTEDGVGEAKGDQVLARECYQAVVATKENHTWTIEKEQEDKAEALEAVELVEGEVAKMTRIGTALSPEMRTKLIQFLRKNHDVFAWSHEDMPGISRQVIQHKLNVNPEKKPVQQRRRVFAPDRSQAINDEVNKLLQADFIREVYYPEWLANVVLDTTK; encoded by the exons atggagtccaaccaagatCCAGCAACTTTGGCTCAGCAAATTCAAACCCTTGTGGCCACTGTGGAAGAGCTCACCAGACAGAACGAAGAGATAAGGCAAAGGCTTCAGCAGGAAGAGAACCGATCGAGAGCAGTCCAAGAAGACGAAGGAGATAGCCATGGGAGAACTGATCGACGAAGGACCATCACTCCGGAGGAACAACATTCTGATCTCCTCCATgagatgagaaaggagatgaacGAGCTGAAAAATGCCATTAAGGAGAAGACAGATCGGAGTTTAGATAAAATGGTCAGGGCAACAGATTCACCCTTTACCATGGCAGTTTTGGAACGGCCAGTGCCACCAAAGTTTCGGTTACCTCAACTCGAACCCTTCGACGGACTCAAGGACCCCCAAGAccaccttaataccttcaagacaACATTGGGtcttcaacagccccctgacgaGATAATGTGTCCTTCTTTCCCTACCACGCTGAAGGGGGCTGGTAGGGAATGGTTCACGAGGCTGCCCACCTCATCTATTGACAACTTCGAACAGTTAAGTAGCGCCTTTCTGCGCCATTTTGTCGGAGGGCAACGTCCCAAGAGACCCGCGGACCACCTGCTTACCATTAAACAAGGTGAAAAGGAGACCTTGCGCTCGTACGTGAAGCGCTTCACTCGAGAGACCTTGGAAGTGGACGATGCAGATGACAAAGTACAGCTGACGACATTTAAAGCCGGGCTTAGGTCTCGAGAATTCGTTGTCTCATTGGCAAAGAATCTGCCCCGAACAATGGCAGAAATGCTCCTGAAAGCGCAAAAATACATGAATGCCGAGGACGCACTGGCAGCCATTATTGACGAGGGCAGATCAAAAAAAGAGGGAAGGCATGAAGACGAACGTAGGGGCAAAAGAGGGAGCGTCCAAACCGTCGAGGAA atccAGGATCAACATTACCTTCAGTGGCCAAAGCCTTTACATTCATCCCCTAACGTGCGGGACAAGAacaaatactgccgattccacaaggatcacggTCATTACACAGAAGATTGCCGAGACCTGAGAGGACAGATAGAAGAGTtgatacaaaaaggaaaattgcagAAATATGTCAAGAAGGGAGAACCCAGCAGGTTCAAAGACGAAGGCAAGGGCCAGCGCGAGCCTTCGATAAAGAATGGGGCCGGCACTCCTCAACTACCGCAAGACGTGATTGGAGAAATACACACGATTGCAGGAGGGCCACCGTCGGGAGGGTCGtgcaagtccctcaagaaagcatgTCAGAGGCAAGTGAATAGCGTCCATATGCTGCCCCCATTCAAGCAGAGACGAACAGATCATGACATATCCTTCAACGAAGAAGATGCGCGACGAGTAAGGCAGCCACACAATGACCCCCTGGTTATAACACTCACGATCGAGGGATTCAACACGAAGAGGATACTTATAGATAATGGCAGTTCTGCAGACATTATGTACCTGCCAGCCTTCCAGCAGCTGAAACTTGATCCCAAGAGGCTGCGCCCCTTCGACTCTCCCCTCGTTAGCTTCAGCGGGGACAAAGTATACCCCAGGGGTATAGTAACACTAAAAGTCACGATAGGAACGTACCCACAGCAGCAAACACGTCAGCTGGACTTTCTAGTAGTAGACTGCCCGTCAGCGTACAATGTAATCATTGGTAGACCTACGCTCAACAGATGGAAGGCGGTCACATCCACGTATTGCTTgaaggtgaaattcccaactGAGGACGGAGTCGGCGAAGCTAAAGGAGACCAAGTCCTGGCTAGGGAATGTTACCAGGCTGTGGTGGCCACAAAGGAGAACCATACATGGACGATAGAAAAGGAGCAAGAAGACAAAGCAGAGGCTTTGGAAGCCGTTGAGCTCGTGGAGGGGGAAGTCGCGAAGATGACGAGGATAGGGACAGCACTAAGCCCCGAAATGAGAACGAAGCTCATTCAATTCCTCAGGAAAAACCACGAcgtcttcgcatggagtcatgaggatatGCCCGGCATCTCGCGACAAGTGATTCAGCACAAATTAAACGTAAATCCCGAAAAGAAACCCGTCCAACAGAGGCGCCGCGTCTTTGCCCCCGATCGAAGCCAAGCGATCAACGACGAAGTTAACAAAttgttgcaggcagacttcatcAGGGAAGTGTATTATCCCGAATGGCTTGCCAACGTCGTGCTG gatacaaccaaataa
- the LOC142612657 gene encoding uncharacterized protein LOC142612657 → MKRTIPWSDEEDNSSDNESLSSHSDSGAEDGVDKKKATDPSKHSKEKTSKAKSRKQKTGVLDFEELKRRGYKGGPSILSVPPPKEDDKQDWSWSTGKESRETKETEESYEERQKTRAALASGEQLVSVETRKDRKNLSFSQKEKRKRELGQASRGKNYVEEEKRLLRENGIYSGFDA, encoded by the exons ATGAAGAGGACTATCCCATGGAGTGATGAGGAGGATAATTCATCAGACAATGAATCATTGTCTTCACATTCAGACTCTGGAGCTGAAGATGGGGTTGACAAGAAAAAGGCGACGGATCCATCAAAACATTCCAAAGAAAAAACTTCGAAAG CTAAATCCAGAAAGCAAAAAACTGGAGTTTTGGACTTTGAAGAATTGAAGCGACGTGGTTATAAAGGTGGACCATCAATCTTGAGCGTGCCGCCACCAAAAGAAGATGACAAGCAGGACTGGTCATGGTCTACCGGTAAGGAAAGTCGTGAAACCAAGGAGACTGAAGAGTCTTATGAAGAACGACAGAAAACAAGAGCTGCATTAGCCTCTGGAGAGCAGCTGGTGAGTGTGGAAACTCGGAAAGACAGGAAGaacctttctttctctcaaaaggaaaagaggaaaagagagcTTGGTCAAGCTAGTAGGGGAAAGAATTATGTGGAAGAAGAGAAGAGGTTGTTAAGGGAGAATGGCATCTATTCTGGTTTTGATGCTTGA